GAATTATACCGAAGAGTAttcgaaaaaaaaaatttatttcccTTGAGTTGGGCATTCCCGTTGTTTATTGTACCTTTTTAAGGGATGCAAGAGAAAGTTCTAGCTGtagacatatttttatattgtggTTTTCCTTCCCACATCTAGTACAAATAATTTAGAAGAATGATGGTCCTGCTTCCTAAAGGGGTTACAGATTTTTAAACCATGATTCTGTTAAGTTACTGGTAATACATTAAAATCCTGAAGTCatggggaggggaaaaaaaattaaattgtaattttttttcttttttaaaaagatttccaTAAATATGGACGAGTGGGAAGAAGAGGTGAGCTACTTCTCTCCTAATTGACCAATAAGTTTGTTGCTAGTGTTTTCCAACTGTCAACATGCGatttaactctttatttcttcttttttttttttttttttacaggaaaataaaGCAACTACATTTACAGCAGCCAGCTATTCCTCTAATGATGGTAAAGTTTCAAATGTCTCCTGGTTTTTCATTAACTACATTTTATTGCGTCATATTTAAATTGAGGATATGTAGCTAagttaaaagaaacaacaactaatctttaaactgttttttttcctaagcGGCAGGAAGAGACTCATGGAAAAGTGAACATGGTGAATTTGGACGAGGTAAGGAAGTGCTGTAAGCACTTTCTgatctttttttccatcacacagTTTAAAGTCACAGAGACTGAGTTGATGTTTTTCTCTAGGTCGAGGGGGCAAAGGGAGAGGCAGAGGAGGATTTTGGAACTCCAGCGCAGGTTCCcattaattcagtttaatgGTTTTCAACAGAAAATTTGATACAGTGATCCATCCATTTTCAATACTGGTGAAGTCCAGTGCAGGGGGAGACAGGGTGTTGTCTGTCTTTATAGTGcagcatatttttgtaaaacagttttcttgtttgGATACAAGCCTAAGAGTTTATGAGGTCATAAACTCTCTTAGGTGACCATTTTGAACTCTTTTCTCCAGAAAAGAGAATCCCTAGGTCCAGACTATGTATGACTTCTATATCACAAGCAGACACATTCATCTCCATCTAATTTCCAACTTTAGTgcaaaaattagtttttcatgACAACCatcttaagaaataaaaacatgtcagtAAATATGATTTATATGGGCCCACCTATGTATGCCTTAACAGCATTTATCACAATCGAATGTTTTATTCAATTGTGATAAATATTGTCAAATTTAGtgcaaaaataagttttcttttatGACTGTGGTGGccatctagatttttttttttcctcaaccaACCAAGATGTTGAAAACACCTGCTCCAAGCAAGGTTCTTGTATCCATATGAAAGgttctgctgcatttttaaacGACCTGCTGCAGTATCAGGGATCAGTCTGGGTAGAAGTGATTGTTGAACTCTCTAGTGTTCTAAATCTTCAGGTTTGTTGTTGCCGCAGACGGAGACAGCAGGGAATCTAACGAAGACGGGGAAAGACATGGTTTCAGTGGGAGAGGAGGTCGAGGTGAGACTTGAACCAGACTAGACCTTCATTTGTCCAcatgaggaaaaaagaaatctgtttatgTTTGGCACTAGATCACAGCAGACCAGTTCCATTAATATTCAATCTAACTCCAGGACAGTCAGATAAAGATTCAGCTACACAAGTATTTTAAGTATATTATTCTCCAGCTATCTACAAGAAAAGCCTGGGCTGACTTTGAGCTGCTCTGTTGACTTTACCTGTCCTATTATCAGGGCGTGGCCGAGGATTCAACAGGATGAACTCAGACAGTCTCTCTGGTAATGTttgtaaatctttattttggttttgtttcctgGGAGTTGATCAGCCTCTAAGACTTTTGGTCTCTGATTTGCAGAGGATGGTGATGGAGCTCATGAGAATGGTAGGAATGACCTTGAAGGTTTTCCTTCTGCTGCTCTAAGagctcctgattggctgaatgTTCTGATTGGCAGGGTTCAGAgggcgaggaagaggaggtcggggaggaagaggaggattcAGACAAGGTACTAATGGATGCACAGCTTTCTGCACACACAGGTGTTGCTGTTGACTAATCACTGCTTGTGTGTTGAAGATGCTGagcagggaggaagaggaggcttTGGTGGAGGTTGGCCACCCAGACCTTTGTCTTGAGAGGAGTTTTCTGTCAGTAAGAGCTCACTGTGTCTGTCGTTGCAGGTTACCGTGGAAAAGACGAAGAGACCTTCAATCCAGGTTTGAGGCTACAGGACGAGAGAATGAACTGATGTGTGCGAGTGTGAATCTGTAATGGCTGTTCTGTGTGCTGCAGGAGAAGACAAAGGTTCAGTCAAGGACGACCCTGATAGTGACAGTAAGTGATCGTCTGGGCTCTTAGATAAACACAGCATGTTCTGCCGCCTAGAACCTGGTGTCTGTGTTCTGACCCGCAGAACCGAGAGTCACATACGTTCCTCCAACGCTCCCTGAAGACGAAGACTCCATCTTCTCCCATTATAAGAGTGGAATCAACTTTGACAAGTACGACGACATCTTGGTGGACATCAGCGGCACCAACCCCCCCAGGGCCATCATGGTGAGTCCCTCAGCTGTGTGTCTGATGGAGGACTGCAGCCACACTGACTCCGTCCGTCCCTCAGACCTTTGACGAGGCGGCCCTGTGTGAGTCCCTGAGGAAAAACATCAGTAAGTCTGGCTACGTGAAGCCGACCCCGGTGCAGAAGCATGGCATCCCCATCATCTCTGCAGGCAGAGACCTCATGGCCTGCGCACAGACTGGCTCTGGGAAGACGGTGAGATCTTAAAGATAGGAATTctgttgaataataaaaatgttgtacttTTGGATATGATCCAACCAGTGTGTAAAATCTTAAACTAAGCGTTCCTTCCTGTCCTGTAGGCTGCTTTCCTGCTGCCCATCCTGCAGCAGCTCATGACGGACGGCGTGGCGGCCAGTCGCTTCAGTGAGACACAAGAACCCGAAGCCGTCATAGTCGCTCCAACCAGAGAACTCATCAACCAGATCTACCTGGAGGCTAGGAAGTTTGCTTATGGGTAGGTGTGAGGGTTAGAAACCTGCCAGCCTGGCTGGCTGGAGGACCAGGCAGGAGCTGAACTCTTCCTCCTGGTGTTTCAGGACGTGTGTCCGACCTGTTGTGGTCTATGGAGGAGTCAGCACTGGACACCAGATCAGGGAAATCCTGAAAGGATGTAACGTGGTGTGTGGAACTCCTGGACGTCTGCTGGACATGATTGGGAGAGGAAAGGTGAGGACAGGAACACTTCTACTCCTCTGGGTAAGGCAGAGAGGAACTGAGTGGGTGTGTTCCAGGTGGGACTGAGTAAGGTGCGGTACCTGGTGCTGGACGAGGCCGACCGGATGTTGGACATGGGCTTTGAGCCAGACATGCGGCGCCTGGTTGGCTCCCCTGGGATGCCGTCCAAGGAGAATCGTCAGACTCTAATGTTTAGCGCCACCTACCCTGAAGACATCCAGAGGTCGGTCTGCTGAACACAGAGTCTTCCAGCTTCACCTTCATGGCCCCGCCTCATTCATGGTTCTGCTCCTTAAACAGGATGGCTGGTGACTTCCTAAAGCTGGATTATCTGTTCCTGGCTGTGGGCATTGTGGGCGGAGCCTGCAGCGACGTGGAACAGAAGTTTGTACAAGTCACCAAGTTCTCCAAGAGAGAGCAGCTGCTTGATATCCTCAAAACCACAGGTACACTGGTGGCTGGGAACTCTGTTTACTTTCTATCTGTGCAGGACTTTTAACTGTTTAtgcaaattagacaaaacttgGCCAAGTTGTCCATTTACATaaattggggaaaaaattacataaaatcttttctctctccaaatcttaaaaatgctttttgcagCATCTTTAGCTGTGCCCCATGTCCAACACCTGAATCAAGTGTTTAAACCAACTGTTTATTgactttgaataaaatgtaaaaattgatCAGAATTTATCCCCTTTTGGCCCTGAAACTAAAAACTCTTCATGTTGTGGTTTTCCAATAAAGGAGCTGATTTTAGCTGCTAAACCTGGCAGTTAATGATGATACAAATTCtgaaatattatcatttatagtGAAGATTGAAGTTCATATtggtatttgttaaaaaaaaaaacaactattaatCCATGAATATCTGGAGATATTTAAAAGAGTGATTGAAGTTGCTATATAATTTTTGTGCCCATGGAACAAAATGGGCGGAGCACATAATGAAGAATTAAACATGATCACTTACTGTTTCAACTGGTGGAGCAGATAATGAGATGCTGCTACACCAATGAGAGGCTGAGGGttgatgacctttgacctctgtgtTCAGGAACGGAGCGTACCATGGTGTTTGTGGAGACCAAGAGACAAGCAGACTTCATCGCTGTGTTCCTGTGCCAGGAGAAAGTTCCAACCACCAGCATCCATGGGTACCTcactcctccatctcctcctgttgttgttgttgttgtttttgttgcccACGGTAACTGTGTGTGTCTGGCAGTGACCGAGAGCAGAGGGAACGGGAGCTGGCTCTGACAGATTTCCGCTCTGGGAAATGTCCTGTTCTGGTGGCCACCTCTGTAGCTGCCCGTGGTCTGGACATTCCAGATGTTCAGCATgtggtgaactttgacctcccAAAGGACATCGACGAATACGTCCATCGTATTGGGAGAACTGGGCGCTGTGGGAACGTTGGGAGAGCCGTGTCATTCTTTGACCCAGAGGTTGACGGGGGGTTGGCCCGCTCCCTAGTGACGGTTCTGTCCAAGGTGAGACtctgagctctgattggctctcaGCTTGTGATAACAGcctgtgtttttctctcctgaCAGGCGCAGCAGGAAGTGCCGCCTTGGTTAGAGGAGTCTGCCTTCAGCAGCCACGGCGCCGGCTTCAACCCCAGGAAAACATTCGGCTCCACGGATTCCAGAAAGGTAATTACTTCCACTCTGACTCTGAGCCATGTCCGATTTTCTGCTCTTCTAACACGTTTGCTGTGTTGTGTGTCTGCAGACGGGCTCCTTCCAGGAGAGCAGCGGGAAGAGCCAGGCTGCTGCTCAGGCTGCAGCTGATGACGAGGAATGGGAGTGACGCTTCTCCAGATCCCAGACTGTTGATTTGGTTCTTTGGTTCACTtgttgtttcagtgtttgttaaATGAATCCTGGGGAACCTCAGCTTGTGAATGTTGAATGTAGAACCCCGGGCTTgcatgcagctttttttttacttggtgATATTGTGCAGTTTTGATTTCAATTTTCGATAAATTAAAACGGTCAGTCTGCTGAtcaaatttagtgtttttatttcttttgagcATTGGCACTCCTGAAATGAGCAATAAATAGTAAGCAGCCTGAATTTTTCCTATTACTGAAAGTCAAACACACGAGGCAAGTTAGAGGTAAAAGCTCAGCTTTCCAGTTGCAGTACAGCTGCTCTGCCACAGTCAGTTTTCCCATCAATCAATGTTCAAAGCAACAGTTCAGTAATGTAGTCAGTGTGGAGATCCAAACTGACGTGATCAGCAGAGCTCCAGGTGATGCAGGGACAAACGAGCAGTAAGAGTGGCGCTCATCCTCATGGTCAGCAGCACAGAATGTAAACGACTCCCTGAAGAATGCATGTTTAAATGAACTccaataaaattactttaaaggaaaaacgttgtttgaaacaaaaacaaaaaagaatgacTTTTTAGCCcatttattcctttttctgGGTTCCTTATATGTGTAGAACTTTCCAGAGTTGGGTAACTTTGGAATGTTTCCAGACTATATTCCATCAATTCAATAAGactttattaataccaaaaggTATTCGACTCATACAAGTTTGTTTAAAGAGTCAATGCTGATGGATGccctgcagcagtctgtattTCAGCGATCTGAAGAAGCATCTGACTGAAGAACTGTTAAATCAGTCTTGTGAAGAGGATGCTGAGGGTTCTCTAATCTTCATATTTTGAAGACTCCACAGCGGTCCCCAAAGCTGTGGATGTGCCACTGAGGTATTTGTAGATTCCATATCTTCAGACCTCAATtaagaaattagtttttcttttatttacaattgaAGTCTTCAAACTACTACAGAATGTTAGAGCTGTTatagacagaaataaatttggcaaatttccaccaaaaagctataattttgagaataaacatttttttttttaaaccaggattatttctgagtttcaaaagttaaaaaaatgttccgAGTTTTCGAGTTCAGACATTTCCGAGGTTTTTGCTAGAAAAcattgagattaatctcaagatttctgctgtttttttttggtggaaattttaTCAATTTTTATATCTATAATGGGTCTTGTTCTATTACACAGTTGCTTGGTCTCCAGACTATTTCAGTGTCATCGTGTTTGCCTTGTGTCTCCTAAACAGACCCACCCTGTCGACCTGGGATGAATAATACAAAAATCCCTTCAAGCTCTATTAAAACGAGCGCTGCATGTTTACGGGAGGCCGCTGGGTGTGGGCGGAGTCATTTACAATGATGCGTTCGCGGCACCTAAGAAGCATTCTTAGTTATAAGTGCGGCATTCCATGCATTATATACAGACGTTTTTCGACTTGAACGTCGTATTGGGTTTTAAAATTAGAGTTGAAGAACCTCCGACTTTCCGAGTCGGAATTTCACCTTCAATTCATTTTTCCGACCTGGAATTCTAAATTTCCGAGTAAAGCCTCAACGCAGCATAACGCCATTGGTCAGTTAGATGTCGCGCTTCCAGCGGAAGTGATTTGTTTGAAAGTTCTTTCCCATCTGGCTAGCTTAGAGACATGTCCACTTCTAGGTCCATCTGCTGCCTTTAGAGACGGACTGTGAGGAAACCATGAGTGGAAAAACGCGAGACAAAGTATGACTTCCGGATAGCCGAAGGGGTTTAATCACTATATTAGCTGTTAGTCTGAAACATCGGATAAAGACGGGCTTATATCTGACCTgggtgtgtttttctctttttaaccGCCAGGTGGTGACATCGGGAAGACTGACAGGAAAAGTTACAGTGAGCCGGTGAGTTTGAAAGTtcagaatagattttaaaagaatattttttatgctgtctttgttttgtgagATCAGAGCGCCTCCTGATGGAGGACCTCCACTCCAACCTCAGCCTGACTACTCTCTCTACTCCACAGACTCAGAGGACCAGGTAAGAATCATGCAGGGATTTTAGTCTCCAGGCCCATAACAATGACAGTTATGCCCAGATTTCATTCTGTTAGAGTCTATAAAACCCATTCTCTAAGCACCATGAAGCCCTGACCaggatgaaaataattaatttggaaTAGCCTCTTGATTGATTATTAAGTCTTTGTTCTGCCCTCAGGTCACCACTCTCCACAGGGGCCTGGACAAGTGTGCTGCCTTGCTCAGTGGCATTCTTGTGGCAGACGAAGCAGGTCAGGTGGCTTTCCTTCATACCTGGACTCAAAACGGTGACATTTATCTTAGGTTTGTGTCTGTTTGAGTTGAAGAACCGCATGGCCTCAGATCTGTGGCGTTTCCTGACGTGGACTGAAGGGCCGCTCAGACAGGAAGAAGCCATCATTCTTTTTGGCTCACTTTTCTGTGCAGAATTGTATTCATTTACACTCACaaagctgcttttttccccGCCATTCTCCTGCATCCGAAGCCGTGTTTATGGACAATGTTGATGCTTTCATCAAAGGTTAACAGAAGAAGACTTTAAGATTTTAACATcagcccccttttttttttataacagtcAGTCTGTTAATTAGGTTTCTAACGTGTTTTCAGTGAAATCCTTTCACAGCTTTCCGTTGAAGGATCCTCCTGCAGAATAACCTAAGAAAATATATCCAAAATGCTGTGTTGTGTGTTCAAGCATCAGCAGGTCTTCAGAGAACCCCGAAGAAAGAAACGATTAAACCAAGATCCTCCAGTTTCCAAGGGAAAAAGCCTGGAAAGAAATTCCCAGCGAAGGCAGGTACTTGGTGTGTTTAGAGTCCAGTTTCTGATTTTAGCCCAGTTTGAATGAAACGGTGCCCTCCAACATGCGTGGTTGTTTATTTGTTGAGAGTTTAGGTTTCTACTAGGATAAACCTAGTAGGAACAGAAATTCCAACATTTTGTTGCGtaggaaaaaatctgaaaagtgtggcttgcttCTGTATTTAGACCCACTGAGTCAGAACCCCAGAGAAACAGCttttattaaagctgcaagtCTCTACCATCTTTTGCATCTTCGAATAGGTTCTTTTTCCTGTACTTAGCtgtgttctctctctctctctctttttgtgtgGAAGCCACTCCAACTCTGTTAAGAATTGTAAAGGGTGGCACAGTCAAATCAAGAGGATCCACCTCCCAGGGGAAGGCGAGCGAAAGGAAACCGGCCATAAAATCAGCTGGTGAGTGTTGAAGTCCTTACAGGTACAGCGTAGCTCACTGAATCCAAGTTGGCTGCAGAATTGTCGGGGTTTAAACATCATCCGCAAGTATATTTATTCCAGTGgttcaatgtaaaaaatatgaaactccATATAATTTCTAGATTCACACAGAGGGATGGATTTCAAACATTCTGATTTAAGGaagtaattaaattttaatggCAGGACCCGGTTTCTGAATcgttcattttttccccctgatcaaataaagttaatgtaaatattaatgttttatagtttttggccaaaaacataaaacaaaaggtatttttacGAAGTTGagataaattttgttttgacataaattcccaaaatcaaattcattttaaaaattattattacttattaaaCTACACCTGCATACCTCTGTTTCCTAATCCCctaatgtttgttttgcctCTCCACCCTCAGATGCTCAGAGGTCAGAACGGCGCCAACCAGCAGCCGCCCACAGCTTCACCCCTCCGGCTCCGCACTCCGGAGTGAAGCTTCATCCTCCTCAGAAACCAACCCAGTCTGTTCAGTCTCTGTCTGCGGGCTGTCAGACATCTGCGCGCCAGTCCGCCTCCGTCCCGCCTCCGCTGCGGTCCAGCGCAGCGCTGCGGGACCATCGGAACCATTCCCGCTCTGCGTCTGCAGTGTGCGATGGGAGGGAGGAGTGTGGTCCTGTGGGAGGTGCTGATGGTGCAGCCGGCTGCATCCCGAGGGAGAGCTGCTGCAGGGAGGAGATGCTCCGCTCTCTGCTGGAAGAAGTCCGGGCTCTGATTCCTGGACAAGGTGCCCAAATGAAACCTCTTACTGCTCCTTTAGCTTTATGTCTTCAGCTcctgatatactgtatatgtgtgtgtgggtaggCAATGTAGCAGAGTGGCTGCTTGGCTGTTTGGAGCAGACCGTCTGTGTTTCAGACACTCAGAACCCTGAGCTCTGCAGGTACGCTATTGTTTCCCTTCATGCTCTACTCACCCATGGCTTCAGACACACCTCTGCcctgatttgtgtgtgtgtgtttcagtgtgaaGAATCGGCATGAGAAGGTGGAGGAGCCACAGAAAGGCCAGATACTACTTTCTTCAGAAGGTGAAGTTTTGCCAGTTGTTCTTTGCtaaacagcagcagatgtttTTGAAAGATGAAATTATTGGGAGTTGAATTGCATATTTACTCAACCTCTGTGTCTGATGTTGGCGTTTGACGATTTGAATCATGACACCATGTGACCCAGCCTGAAGGAAGTTGTCACCGCAGCATCCTGTTCTCCCCACAGAACCGAgcctccaacaggaagtcatctcTGCCCAGTCCAGCCTTCAGCGACTCCAGGATGACCTCACAGAGCTACGGAAAGCTCTGCAGGACACACAGAGCCGGCTGAGGGACACCGAGGCAGAGAAGGCCCTCATTAAGACAGGTTCAGACAGACTGAGATTGTATCCATAGCAACTCCCTGCAGCGGTAGGAAGAATGTGAAGCGTGTTGAAAGGCAGTGAGACAGTGGTGAGGTGTGAGAAAAGAGTGAGAGctggaaaaaattttttttttctactgttaaatataaaatatgattttttttttattgcattgcaaaataagtatttagtttaaatctggtggtttaaaatgtttttactactTCCTCAAGTGGTACGGAGGGAATAAGTCGACTTCTTTTGGTCAAGCGACATGTGCGTGTCTGCAGAGTTGGAGGCGGCTAGAAACCGGCTGCTGGAGAGCGAGCGAGAGAAGATTGAGCTAGCATCAGTCGCTCAGCTAAGACTGAAGGAAATTAAACATCTTAGAAGGTAGGTCTGGGTGTAGTTCTTAAAGAGTCCACCTGGGGGAGTTCTGCTTTACCAAATATTCTTCAATCTGTAATGatatttcctttaaaatctAATGTTTCTCTAAGTTATCTGatcttcctgcttcctgtctgtTTCAGGCTCCTTCAGAGTCACTACTCATCAAAACCTATGGATGTCCAGAACTCATTGTCCGTCACCAAGCAGTATTTTGGCCAACAAAATCGAGTAGCGGCATCCACTGACCGCATCAAGGAGTTCCTGATCTCCCTTAACCAGGGGGAGCCCACACACACCGAGAGTCTGCGCGTTGCTGCAGAGCGAGAAGAAAACTCGAAAGGCGACGGATCAAATCAAAGAGAGCAATGTGTTGAGACGTTACCTCATCACCaggatcatcatcatcatcaccccAACCTAGCCTTCTCTGAGGACGTCCCGCCGTGCGAGGCGGCGTCTGTGTGGTCCAACTGGAGCATGAAGTCGGAGTCGACCTTTAACACCAGAGATGAGGCGGCGTTCAGAGATGGCCTGGCAGCTCTGGACGCCAGCATAGCCAACCTGCAGAAAACCATTCAGCTGGATCTGAGGAAATGACCCGTCGGCCTCCAGGTTTCTACAGCTCAgtgtttgacctttttttttttttttaatatatgtaaGGATTCAAATAAAGTGTCTTTCCtcctttttattcttaaaacCTCTGAGCTCAGCTTTACATCAAGGAAAGAGCAGATTTCTTAATCACAGCAAAAACTCAGAATATGTCGCTATGTGTAAAATCGGTTTTATTAGGAAAGAGCAggacaaaatagaaaactagCTCTGAATAGCAGTGTTGCTGGTTTAAGGCAGTTGTGGCAGCACAGCTGACATGGCTTGTCCTTTTAGCACAAGGTTCCCCTTTCGTAAAACATAAATAGGTTTGGATCAAGTCCCTGGAGACAGAGTCACAGCACGGTACAAAACGTTCCCTTTGGTACATCGAGGCCTTCAGTTTAGTTTCAGTGCAGCAGATCCTCTTGGTGATGGACAGAGGGGGGCCTCATCTGGCCACCCCTCATAGTGCAAAAGCAGCGGCGGTGTAAACGTGAATACACCACACGAGGTGGCT
This genomic window from Xiphophorus couchianus chromosome 24, X_couchianus-1.0, whole genome shotgun sequence contains:
- the ddx4 gene encoding putative ATP-dependent RNA helicase DDX4 isoform X2, encoding MDEWEEEENKATTFTAASYSSNDAAGRDSWKSEHGEFGRGRGGKGRGRGGFWNSSADGDSRESNEDGERHGFSGRGGRGRGRGFNRMNSDSLSEDGDGAHENGFRGRGRGGRGGRGGFRQGYRGKDEETFNPGEDKGSVKDDPDSDKPRVTYVPPTLPEDEDSIFSHYKSGINFDKYDDILVDISGTNPPRAIMTFDEAALCESLRKNISKSGYVKPTPVQKHGIPIISAGRDLMACAQTGSGKTAAFLLPILQQLMTDGVAASRFSETQEPEAVIVAPTRELINQIYLEARKFAYGTCVRPVVVYGGVSTGHQIREILKGCNVVCGTPGRLLDMIGRGKVGLSKVRYLVLDEADRMLDMGFEPDMRRLVGSPGMPSKENRQTLMFSATYPEDIQRMAGDFLKLDYLFLAVGIVGGACSDVEQKFVQVTKFSKREQLLDILKTTGTERTMVFVETKRQADFIAVFLCQEKVPTTSIHGDREQRERELALTDFRSGKCPVLVATSVAARGLDIPDVQHVVNFDLPKDIDEYVHRIGRTGRCGNVGRAVSFFDPEVDGGLARSLVTVLSKAQQEVPPWLEESAFSSHGAGFNPRKTFGSTDSRKTGSFQESSGKSQAAAQAAADDEEWE
- the ccdc14 gene encoding uncharacterized protein ccdc14 isoform X2; protein product: MSGKTRDKVVTSGRLTGKVTVSRAPPDGGPPLQPQPDYSLYSTDSEDQVTTLHRGLDKCAALLSGILVADEAASAGLQRTPKKETIKPRSSSFQGKKPGKKFPAKAATPTLLRIVKGGTVKSRGSTSQGKASERKPAIKSADAQRSERRQPAAAHSFTPPAPHSGVKLHPPQKPTQSVQSLSAGCQTSARQSASVPPPLRSSAALRDHRNHSRSASAVCDGREECGPVGGADGAAGCIPRESCCREEMLRSLLEEVRALIPGQAEWLLGCLEQTVCVSDTQNPELCSVKNRHEKVEEPQKGQILLSSEEPSLQQEVISAQSSLQRLQDDLTELRKALQDTQSRLRDTEAEKALIKTELEAARNRLLESEREKIELASVAQLRLKEIKHLRRLLQSHYSSKPMDVQNSLSVTKQYFGQQNRVAASTDRIKEFLISLNQGEPTHTESLRVAAEREENSKGDGSNQREQCVETLPHHQDHHHHHPNLAFSEDVPPCEAASVWSNWSMKSESTFNTRDEAAFRDGLAALDASIANLQKTIQLDLRK
- the ddx4 gene encoding putative ATP-dependent RNA helicase DDX4 isoform X4, whose translation is MDEWEEEENKATTFTAASYSSNDAAGRDSWKNGDSRESNEDGERHGFSGRGGRGRGRGFNRMNSDSLSEDGDGAHENGFRGRGRGGRGGRGGFRQDAEQGGRGGFGGGYRGKDEETFNPGEDKGSVKDDPDSDKPRVTYVPPTLPEDEDSIFSHYKSGINFDKYDDILVDISGTNPPRAIMTFDEAALCESLRKNISKSGYVKPTPVQKHGIPIISAGRDLMACAQTGSGKTAAFLLPILQQLMTDGVAASRFSETQEPEAVIVAPTRELINQIYLEARKFAYGTCVRPVVVYGGVSTGHQIREILKGCNVVCGTPGRLLDMIGRGKVGLSKVRYLVLDEADRMLDMGFEPDMRRLVGSPGMPSKENRQTLMFSATYPEDIQRMAGDFLKLDYLFLAVGIVGGACSDVEQKFVQVTKFSKREQLLDILKTTGTERTMVFVETKRQADFIAVFLCQEKVPTTSIHGDREQRERELALTDFRSGKCPVLVATSVAARGLDIPDVQHVVNFDLPKDIDEYVHRIGRTGRCGNVGRAVSFFDPEVDGGLARSLVTVLSKAQQEVPPWLEESAFSSHGAGFNPRKTFGSTDSRKTGSFQESSGKSQAAAQAAADDEEWE
- the ddx4 gene encoding putative ATP-dependent RNA helicase DDX4 isoform X1, coding for MDEWEEEENKATTFTAASYSSNDAAGRDSWKSEHGEFGRGRGGKGRGRGGFWNSSADGDSRESNEDGERHGFSGRGGRGRGRGFNRMNSDSLSEDGDGAHENGFRGRGRGGRGGRGGFRQDAEQGGRGGFGGGYRGKDEETFNPGEDKGSVKDDPDSDKPRVTYVPPTLPEDEDSIFSHYKSGINFDKYDDILVDISGTNPPRAIMTFDEAALCESLRKNISKSGYVKPTPVQKHGIPIISAGRDLMACAQTGSGKTAAFLLPILQQLMTDGVAASRFSETQEPEAVIVAPTRELINQIYLEARKFAYGTCVRPVVVYGGVSTGHQIREILKGCNVVCGTPGRLLDMIGRGKVGLSKVRYLVLDEADRMLDMGFEPDMRRLVGSPGMPSKENRQTLMFSATYPEDIQRMAGDFLKLDYLFLAVGIVGGACSDVEQKFVQVTKFSKREQLLDILKTTGTERTMVFVETKRQADFIAVFLCQEKVPTTSIHGDREQRERELALTDFRSGKCPVLVATSVAARGLDIPDVQHVVNFDLPKDIDEYVHRIGRTGRCGNVGRAVSFFDPEVDGGLARSLVTVLSKAQQEVPPWLEESAFSSHGAGFNPRKTFGSTDSRKTGSFQESSGKSQAAAQAAADDEEWE
- the ddx4 gene encoding putative ATP-dependent RNA helicase DDX4 isoform X3, which gives rise to MDEWEEEENKATTFTAASYSSNDAAGRDSWKSEHDGDSRESNEDGERHGFSGRGGRGRGRGFNRMNSDSLSEDGDGAHENGFRGRGRGGRGGRGGFRQDAEQGGRGGFGGGYRGKDEETFNPGEDKGSVKDDPDSDKPRVTYVPPTLPEDEDSIFSHYKSGINFDKYDDILVDISGTNPPRAIMTFDEAALCESLRKNISKSGYVKPTPVQKHGIPIISAGRDLMACAQTGSGKTAAFLLPILQQLMTDGVAASRFSETQEPEAVIVAPTRELINQIYLEARKFAYGTCVRPVVVYGGVSTGHQIREILKGCNVVCGTPGRLLDMIGRGKVGLSKVRYLVLDEADRMLDMGFEPDMRRLVGSPGMPSKENRQTLMFSATYPEDIQRMAGDFLKLDYLFLAVGIVGGACSDVEQKFVQVTKFSKREQLLDILKTTGTERTMVFVETKRQADFIAVFLCQEKVPTTSIHGDREQRERELALTDFRSGKCPVLVATSVAARGLDIPDVQHVVNFDLPKDIDEYVHRIGRTGRCGNVGRAVSFFDPEVDGGLARSLVTVLSKAQQEVPPWLEESAFSSHGAGFNPRKTFGSTDSRKTGSFQESSGKSQAAAQAAADDEEWE
- the ccdc14 gene encoding uncharacterized protein ccdc14 isoform X1 — its product is MSGKTRDKVVTSGRLTGKVTVSRAPPDGGPPLQPQPDYSLYSTDSEDQVTTLHRGLDKCAALLSGILVADEAASAGLQRTPKKETIKPRSSSFQGKKPGKKFPAKAATPTLLRIVKGGTVKSRGSTSQGKASERKPAIKSADAQRSERRQPAAAHSFTPPAPHSGVKLHPPQKPTQSVQSLSAGCQTSARQSASVPPPLRSSAALRDHRNHSRSASAVCDGREECGPVGGADGAAGCIPRESCCREEMLRSLLEEVRALIPGQGNVAEWLLGCLEQTVCVSDTQNPELCSVKNRHEKVEEPQKGQILLSSEEPSLQQEVISAQSSLQRLQDDLTELRKALQDTQSRLRDTEAEKALIKTELEAARNRLLESEREKIELASVAQLRLKEIKHLRRLLQSHYSSKPMDVQNSLSVTKQYFGQQNRVAASTDRIKEFLISLNQGEPTHTESLRVAAEREENSKGDGSNQREQCVETLPHHQDHHHHHPNLAFSEDVPPCEAASVWSNWSMKSESTFNTRDEAAFRDGLAALDASIANLQKTIQLDLRK